A single Tenacibaculum sp. Bg11-29 DNA region contains:
- a CDS encoding TolC family protein: MKNLIFTLISFLAFGFSNAQELNVLIEQGLKNNPAIQKIELQYNIASEKVNEVNTLPNTEFGAGYFVSEPETRTGAQRFRISVKQMLPWFGTITSRENYVSSMADAKYEDIVIAKRKLISSVSQSYYNLYTNKAKQKVLEENIKLLETYETLALTSVEIGKASAVDVLRLQMRQNEMEQLLAILNQQYLTEQTTLNKLLNRDKSIYITVVSDLNFPSENFDINIDNLSVHPELLKYDKLYQSIEKSELLNQKESAPMIGFGFDYINVTKRPNMSFSDNGKDIFMPMVTVSIPIFNNRYKSKTKQKNLQKQKVLAQKQERKNKLEMFLDKAINKRTSARISYKTQAKNLKQAKNAEEILIKSYETGTIDFNDVLDIQELQLKFEMNQIASIKSYFIQTTIINYLIQ; encoded by the coding sequence ATGAAAAATTTAATTTTTACACTAATAAGTTTTTTAGCTTTTGGTTTTTCAAATGCACAAGAATTAAATGTACTTATTGAACAGGGACTAAAAAATAATCCAGCAATTCAAAAAATTGAATTACAATATAATATTGCTTCCGAAAAAGTAAACGAAGTTAACACGTTACCAAATACTGAATTTGGTGCTGGATATTTTGTAAGTGAACCAGAAACAAGAACAGGTGCGCAGCGTTTTAGAATTTCTGTAAAACAAATGTTACCTTGGTTTGGTACAATTACTTCAAGAGAAAATTATGTTTCTTCTATGGCAGATGCTAAATATGAAGATATTGTTATTGCCAAACGGAAGCTAATTTCTTCTGTTTCGCAATCCTATTATAACTTGTATACAAATAAAGCAAAGCAAAAAGTATTAGAAGAAAATATAAAACTACTTGAAACTTATGAAACATTAGCATTAACATCAGTTGAAATTGGTAAAGCTTCTGCTGTAGATGTTTTACGATTGCAAATGCGTCAAAATGAAATGGAGCAATTATTGGCAATTTTAAATCAACAGTATTTAACTGAACAAACTACCTTAAATAAGTTGTTGAATCGTGATAAATCAATTTATATAACTGTTGTGAGTGATTTAAACTTTCCCAGTGAAAATTTTGATATTAATATAGATAATTTATCTGTGCACCCTGAATTATTAAAATATGATAAATTGTATCAATCTATAGAAAAATCAGAATTATTAAATCAGAAAGAAAGTGCTCCAATGATTGGTTTCGGTTTCGATTACATTAATGTTACTAAACGCCCAAATATGAGTTTTAGTGATAATGGTAAAGATATTTTTATGCCAATGGTAACAGTATCCATACCTATTTTCAACAATCGTTATAAATCAAAAACGAAGCAAAAAAACTTACAAAAACAAAAAGTTTTAGCACAGAAACAGGAAAGAAAAAATAAATTAGAAATGTTTTTAGACAAAGCAATAAACAAACGAACTTCTGCAAGAATAAGTTATAAAACACAAGCTAAAAATTTAAAGCAGGCTAAAAATGCAGAAGAAATTCTAATTAAAAGTTATGAAACAGGAACGATTGATTTTAATGATGTATTAGATATTCAAGAGTTACAATTAAAGTTTGAAATGAATCAAATTGCATCTATTAAATCCTACTTCATACAAACCACAATTATTAATTACTTAATTCAATAA
- a CDS encoding heavy-metal-associated domain-containing protein, with translation MTHTYKITGMTCGNCKASVEKYLGEIDNITNISVNLEKGEAEITMNKYIKTNILKDALPEKYILSEKKERKEKISAIDFEAVSEKSKFEQLKPLFLIIFYITTASILLNYKDWNWNEFMLNFMGLFFIVFSFFKMLDLKGFPDSFRMYDPLAKKIPFYGKIYPFIETALGLMFLLHYEINIALIITLIVLSITTIGVTKTLLSKKAIKCACLGTALKLPMTEATFIENTIMIVMASLMLLNIF, from the coding sequence ATGACACATACATATAAAATTACAGGAATGACTTGTGGAAATTGCAAAGCTTCCGTAGAAAAATATTTAGGTGAAATTGATAATATTACAAATATTTCTGTAAACCTAGAAAAAGGAGAAGCAGAAATCACAATGAATAAATACATAAAAACCAATATTTTAAAAGATGCTTTACCCGAAAAATATATTCTATCAGAAAAAAAGGAGCGTAAAGAAAAAATCTCAGCAATAGATTTTGAAGCAGTGTCTGAAAAATCAAAATTTGAGCAATTAAAACCACTGTTTTTAATCATATTTTATATAACAACGGCAAGTATTTTATTAAACTATAAAGATTGGAATTGGAACGAATTTATGCTCAACTTTATGGGCTTATTTTTCATCGTCTTTAGCTTTTTTAAAATGTTAGACTTAAAAGGGTTTCCAGATTCTTTTAGAATGTATGACCCTTTGGCAAAAAAGATTCCTTTTTACGGAAAAATTTATCCTTTTATAGAAACCGCTTTAGGTTTAATGTTTCTATTACATTATGAAATAAATATTGCTTTAATAATTACGCTAATTGTATTAAGTATCACTACAATTGGTGTTACAAAAACACTTTTAAGTAAAAAAGCAATTAAATGCGCTTGTCTTGGTACTGCTTTAAAATTACCAATGACAGAAGCCACATTTATAGAAAATACCATAATGATTGTGATGGCAAGTTTAATGCTTCTAAACATCTTTTAA
- a CDS encoding efflux RND transporter periplasmic adaptor subunit has product MKKYIIYIGFITIGLLFGWLLFGNPSAEKIEHEHSQTVEKKQLWTCSMHPQIMKSEAGDCPICGMDLILTENSSEGLMADQFKLTRNAIALANIQTSIVGNDKIEDNTIKLSGKIVENEEANTVQISYFSGRIERLNINSKGVKVRKGQLLATIYSPELFAAQQELITASSLKETQPALYKAVRNKLKLWKLSKNQINKIETSGKVKENFPVYATVSGTVSEKLVAEGESIKLGQPLFKIANLNTVWVNFDIYEHQIDLFKKGQDIFIITNSTKKISAKVDFIDPVLDSKTRTVKLRVVLNNRNDDFKPGMFVEGKIKGINSNEGEVISIPASAVLWTGKRSVVYLKPNDNEPIFEMRKITLGNRIGNNYEVLQGLKKGDEIVTNGTFTVDAAAQLQGKKSMMNKKGGKVMTGHENHLGMNNNSTVNNFNKNERIEVSEEFQNQLKTVFNDYIQLKNALIKGDTNKVIRASKKIIENVSKIDMKLLKDNKTHRNWMSLEKEIKAATTSIYKTIDIVEQRSHFIQLSSSLITTVQLFGINEKVYVEFCPMANSNKGAYWLSKEEVVMNPYYGNAMLKCGEVKQILD; this is encoded by the coding sequence ATGAAAAAGTATATAATTTATATAGGTTTTATAACTATTGGTTTATTATTTGGCTGGTTATTATTCGGAAATCCATCAGCCGAAAAAATAGAACATGAGCATTCTCAAACAGTAGAAAAAAAACAGCTATGGACGTGTTCTATGCATCCGCAAATTATGAAATCAGAAGCTGGTGATTGTCCTATTTGTGGCATGGATTTAATTCTTACAGAAAATAGTTCTGAAGGTTTAATGGCAGACCAATTTAAACTGACAAGAAACGCAATAGCTTTGGCTAACATTCAAACTTCTATTGTCGGAAATGATAAAATAGAAGATAATACCATTAAATTATCAGGAAAAATTGTAGAAAATGAAGAAGCTAATACTGTTCAAATCAGTTATTTTTCGGGGAGAATAGAACGTTTAAATATTAACTCTAAAGGTGTAAAAGTTAGAAAAGGTCAACTATTAGCAACTATTTATTCACCAGAGTTATTTGCCGCACAACAAGAATTAATTACAGCTTCGTCTTTAAAAGAAACCCAACCTGCATTATACAAGGCTGTTCGTAATAAATTAAAATTATGGAAACTCTCTAAAAATCAAATCAATAAAATTGAAACGTCAGGTAAAGTAAAAGAAAATTTCCCTGTCTATGCTACTGTATCAGGTACCGTTTCAGAAAAATTAGTAGCAGAAGGAGAATCTATTAAACTAGGGCAACCGTTGTTTAAAATAGCAAATCTAAATACAGTTTGGGTAAATTTTGATATTTATGAACACCAGATTGATTTGTTTAAAAAAGGACAAGACATTTTTATAATAACAAACTCAACTAAAAAAATTAGTGCAAAAGTAGATTTTATAGATCCTGTTTTAGATTCTAAAACAAGAACTGTAAAATTAAGAGTTGTGCTTAATAATAGAAATGATGATTTTAAACCAGGAATGTTTGTTGAAGGAAAAATTAAAGGAATCAATTCGAATGAAGGAGAAGTTATTTCTATTCCGGCATCAGCTGTTTTATGGACAGGAAAACGTTCTGTTGTATATCTAAAACCGAATGATAATGAACCTATTTTTGAAATGCGTAAAATTACATTAGGAAATAGAATCGGAAACAATTACGAAGTTTTACAAGGTTTAAAAAAAGGAGATGAAATTGTAACAAATGGGACTTTCACTGTTGATGCCGCTGCTCAATTACAAGGCAAAAAATCAATGATGAACAAGAAAGGCGGTAAAGTGATGACTGGTCACGAAAATCATCTTGGAATGAATAATAATTCAACAGTTAATAATTTCAATAAAAACGAAAGGATAGAAGTCTCAGAAGAGTTTCAAAATCAACTAAAAACAGTTTTTAATGATTATATCCAATTAAAAAATGCTTTGATTAAAGGTGATACTAATAAAGTAATAAGAGCATCAAAAAAGATAATAGAAAATGTTTCTAAAATTGATATGAAATTACTAAAAGACAATAAAACCCATAGAAACTGGATGTCTTTAGAAAAAGAAATAAAAGCAGCTACAACTTCAATTTATAAAACAATTGATATTGTAGAACAAAGAAGTCATTTCATACAACTATCATCTAGTTTAATCACTACAGTTCAACTATTTGGAATTAACGAGAAAGTTTATGTTGAATTTTGTCCAATGGCAAATAGTAACAAAGGTGCTTATTGGCTAAGTAAAGAAGAAGTGGTAATGAATCCTTATTATGGAAATGCTATGTTAAAATGTGGGGAAGTAAAACAAATTTTAGACTAA
- a CDS encoding heavy-metal-associated domain-containing protein, with amino-acid sequence MKKIILSLVIITATIFTSCKNEGKKETSTNKTEVSKEIAKTDITFGVRGNCGMCKSTIEKAANNIEGVSTATWNVDKKKIEVSFDNAKTNVMAIHKAIAASGYDTEKAKGNLDAYNGLPDCCKYDHTMEMSIE; translated from the coding sequence ATGAAAAAAATAATTTTAAGTTTAGTAATTATTACAGCTACAATATTTACAAGCTGTAAAAATGAAGGCAAAAAAGAAACGAGTACGAACAAAACTGAGGTTTCTAAAGAAATAGCAAAAACAGATATTACCTTTGGTGTAAGAGGAAACTGTGGTATGTGTAAAAGTACTATTGAAAAAGCTGCAAATAATATTGAAGGTGTATCAACTGCAACTTGGAATGTAGATAAAAAGAAAATTGAGGTGTCTTTTGATAATGCTAAAACAAACGTTATGGCAATTCACAAAGCTATTGCAGCTTCTGGTTACGATACAGAAAAAGCAAAAGGAAATTTAGATGCGTATAATGGTTTACCTGATTGTTGTAAATATGATCATACTATGGAAATGAGTATCGAATAA
- a CDS encoding DUF3526 domain-containing protein, producing MYRLLIKQFFRSKTVLLAFSILLILGVLSISTGKQFLSQKQVAIEKTIEQQQKHLTTQTNIHKDDLGLLLYYLKFSFIKPVQSLAGISIGQSDLNSHIQNVSILNLEGQKYDTDLVNPMRLQTGNLDLSFLIIFLFPLVIIALNFNLLSEEVEKGTWKMITTQGKSSFKFLLMKLSIRVFFVFIILGVLFLLSKLVLEIPFNTAFLQLIIISYLYLLFWFAVCFFVIMLRKTSNTNAIILLVSWLILVVFLPVVINNYITNKYPIGEAFTMTIKQRDEYHKKWDTDKNETVNKFYKHYPQFSKYKVQEKGFSWLWYYAMQQMGDDESKHERDAMYNKIKSREGLSAKIAQFFPPLQVQLSMNKIANTGLTHQVKFLNATTKFHEGVRLQFYPKIFENEAVNTIDWKKYKVVFFKTETEFNLVKNIFYMTLITLLLVVFGVFRNLKFFT from the coding sequence ATGTATAGATTATTAATTAAACAATTCTTTAGATCAAAAACTGTATTACTAGCTTTTAGCATACTATTAATTTTAGGTGTTTTAAGTATAAGTACAGGAAAACAGTTTTTATCTCAAAAGCAAGTAGCAATAGAAAAAACTATTGAGCAGCAACAAAAACATTTAACAACCCAGACGAATATTCATAAAGATGATTTAGGTTTATTATTATATTATTTAAAGTTTTCTTTTATTAAACCTGTTCAATCATTAGCGGGGATTTCTATTGGACAAAGTGATTTGAATTCTCATATACAAAATGTTAGTATTTTAAATTTAGAAGGGCAAAAATATGATACGGATTTAGTAAATCCAATGCGTTTACAAACGGGGAATTTAGACCTGAGTTTTCTTATTATCTTTCTTTTTCCTTTGGTAATTATAGCTTTAAATTTTAACCTTTTATCAGAAGAGGTAGAAAAAGGGACTTGGAAAATGATTACTACTCAAGGAAAATCCTCTTTTAAGTTTTTACTAATGAAATTATCTATAAGAGTGTTTTTTGTATTTATTATTTTAGGAGTACTATTCTTATTATCGAAGCTAGTTTTAGAAATTCCATTTAATACTGCTTTTTTACAGCTTATAATTATAAGCTATCTGTATTTACTGTTTTGGTTTGCTGTATGTTTTTTTGTTATTATGTTAAGAAAAACATCGAATACTAATGCAATAATATTATTAGTTAGTTGGTTAATTTTGGTTGTTTTTTTACCTGTAGTTATAAATAATTATATAACTAACAAATATCCAATAGGTGAAGCTTTTACAATGACGATAAAACAAAGAGATGAGTATCATAAAAAGTGGGATACAGATAAAAATGAAACTGTAAATAAGTTTTATAAACATTACCCACAATTTTCTAAATATAAAGTACAAGAAAAAGGATTTTCATGGTTGTGGTATTATGCGATGCAACAAATGGGAGATGATGAATCAAAGCATGAACGAGATGCTATGTATAATAAGATAAAAAGCAGAGAAGGTTTAAGTGCAAAAATAGCACAGTTTTTTCCACCTTTACAAGTACAACTATCTATGAATAAAATAGCGAATACAGGTTTAACACATCAAGTGAAATTTTTAAATGCAACAACAAAATTTCATGAAGGTGTTCGTTTACAGTTTTATCCAAAAATATTTGAAAATGAAGCTGTAAATACTATAGACTGGAAAAAATATAAAGTAGTGTTTTTTAAAACTGAAACTGAGTTTAATCTTGTTAAAAATATATTTTATATGACCTTAATTACCTTACTTTTAGTAGTTTTTGGGGTTTTTAGGAATTTAAAGTTTTTTACATAA
- a CDS encoding DUF3526 domain-containing protein, with protein sequence MKKNVIILITKQFFKKAFSNKGLLVLLAVFLAVLTYVTVTSWNAFEAHHHIIEHHQESSRESWEDSPDKHPHRMAHFGSFVFRLQHPLSVFDSGIETYTGNAVFLEAHKQNTANFSEASFSTGLVRFGDLNIAMLLQLILPLIIFFIGYSSVISEKENGTLKIIYVQGANIKEVLLGKSLGLFLVSSLFFLPAFLSLWSISFLEGNTLSNAIVIRSFLITIVYILFFMILCCITVMVSAKSENSNKALLSLLGIWLLFFIIIPKTAQVLGNYTYPNLSKIEFRAAIETEVSKEGDSHNPNDPYFNSLRDSILKVNNVTDVKDLAFNYSGFLMGKGEEKSAVIYNKQHKKLINTYKKQNSITNSLVLMNPYLAIKNLSMSFSGVDFETYVNFLLQTEDYRYKQSQYMNNLQMKFISNKANGSEGKVHVVKKEHWKALPEFNYQYISICKTINNQLLAIITLCVWLIISFIVMIKFSNRFKII encoded by the coding sequence ATGAAAAAAAACGTTATTATTTTAATAACAAAACAGTTTTTTAAAAAGGCCTTTAGTAATAAAGGTCTTTTAGTACTATTAGCTGTTTTTTTAGCTGTTTTAACTTATGTAACAGTAACTAGTTGGAATGCTTTTGAGGCACACCATCATATTATTGAACATCATCAAGAAAGTTCAAGAGAAAGTTGGGAAGATAGTCCAGATAAACACCCACATCGAATGGCTCATTTCGGGTCATTTGTTTTCCGTTTGCAGCACCCTTTAAGTGTTTTCGATTCAGGTATTGAAACTTATACAGGAAATGCTGTTTTTTTAGAAGCACATAAGCAAAATACGGCAAATTTTTCAGAAGCAAGTTTCTCTACAGGATTGGTGCGTTTTGGTGATTTGAACATTGCTATGCTATTACAATTGATTTTACCGCTAATTATTTTCTTCATAGGGTATTCATCTGTTATATCTGAAAAAGAAAACGGAACACTCAAGATAATTTATGTTCAGGGAGCAAATATAAAAGAAGTTCTTTTAGGTAAATCATTAGGATTGTTCCTTGTTTCCAGCTTATTTTTTCTGCCAGCCTTCTTATCGTTATGGAGTATTTCTTTTTTAGAAGGTAATACATTAAGTAATGCTATTGTAATTAGATCATTTTTAATAACAATTGTTTACATATTGTTTTTTATGATTCTATGTTGCATTACAGTAATGGTGTCAGCTAAGAGTGAAAACTCTAACAAAGCATTATTAAGTCTGTTAGGAATATGGTTACTGTTTTTTATAATCATACCTAAAACAGCTCAAGTATTAGGTAATTATACATACCCTAATTTATCTAAAATTGAATTTAGAGCGGCAATAGAGACTGAAGTTTCAAAAGAAGGAGACAGTCATAATCCAAACGATCCATATTTTAATAGTTTGCGTGATTCAATTTTAAAAGTAAATAATGTTACAGATGTAAAAGACTTAGCATTTAATTATAGTGGTTTTTTAATGGGAAAAGGAGAAGAAAAATCGGCTGTTATATATAATAAGCAACATAAAAAGCTAATTAATACTTATAAGAAGCAAAATAGTATAACAAATAGTTTAGTGTTGATGAATCCATATTTAGCAATAAAAAATTTATCAATGAGTTTTTCAGGAGTAGATTTTGAAACATACGTTAACTTTTTATTACAAACAGAAGATTACAGGTACAAACAATCTCAATACATGAATAATTTACAAATGAAGTTTATTAGTAATAAAGCTAATGGAAGTGAAGGTAAGGTTCATGTTGTTAAGAAGGAACATTGGAAGGCATTACCGGAATTTAATTACCAATATATTTCAATTTGTAAAACAATAAATAATCAATTGTTAGCAATAATTACACTTTGCGTCTGGTTAATAATTTCTTTTATCGTTATGATAAAATTTTCTAATCGTTTTAAAATTATTTAA
- a CDS encoding TonB-dependent siderophore receptor encodes MNYKNIGFVVLFLITQTIFSQVKITGKVVNKDNIAIEGANVIVSNEKKDKKGIMSNTDGDFSIVLQENGIYNVIITFVGYESYNNTVTISNNQKVDLGVISLKESTELLQSVEIIGRKRKDYNSDYSFSATKVAIKNKELPQSVATVTKELIDDKVAFQLSDAVKGVSSVTPVSMYNHFNIRGITQNEDGQVLNGMRTRQFYFLQPLTQNIERVEVVKGPSSVTFSSADPGGTVNIVTKKPLAEERKEVTFGIGSFNTIRGGLDFTGPLNEEKTLLYRLNAAVQEAKSFRDLVQNNAILVSPSFSFMPSAHTSINVEMIYNSSTGNLDRGQPVFEKLGGENFNLKSTPISRNIAATNDFNKTKEWITTISFSQRLYEGVQLNAKYMKQLWSEDLQEHRYEKAVQDENGDPVSGLVGLRYAERKQSWNTDNISAFLNFDYKLGDAAEFKTVIGYDLHRFDKTIGGGVNSVRRNLKDADGNEILTAYNGINIKLPAAGFFDLNNPSNIIRNTNSYNLFSGAIPAQVLKTHGAYIQNVAKFYNFSLLFSLRHEWFEDDFNYGTANRSKNTFNALIPRVGLSYEINNNLNVYATYLEGFQPHAYTTGLMPSVANFFWNNDRLSILSTFKPLTSSLEEIGVKGRFFNGKVNASAAAFRIRQKNVLLINTNATNDLGFEINQRGEDRSQGIEFDVNGQLLKNLQISASGSYVDAEIVKSDDPSLIGERTEAAPRWSGNLWAKYSFNDSSALRGVSLGSGIQYSGDKLAWYQRDLKLPDYTIIDIAAYYKPLNSNFEFTLKLNNLFDTVYWTGALNNTRLFPGAPQNFMLTTTYKF; translated from the coding sequence ATGAATTACAAAAACATAGGATTCGTAGTTTTATTTTTAATTACACAAACAATCTTTTCACAAGTAAAAATTACAGGAAAAGTTGTAAATAAAGATAATATAGCAATAGAAGGAGCAAACGTTATTGTTTCGAATGAAAAAAAAGATAAAAAAGGTATCATGTCTAATACAGATGGGGACTTTTCTATAGTATTACAAGAAAATGGTATTTATAATGTAATCATAACTTTTGTTGGTTATGAATCGTATAATAATACAGTAACTATTTCAAATAATCAAAAAGTAGATTTAGGTGTAATTTCGTTAAAAGAATCTACAGAGCTATTACAATCTGTTGAAATTATAGGAAGAAAACGTAAAGATTATAACAGTGACTATTCTTTTTCAGCCACTAAAGTAGCTATTAAAAATAAAGAATTACCTCAATCTGTCGCTACTGTAACAAAAGAATTAATTGATGATAAAGTAGCTTTTCAATTATCAGATGCCGTAAAAGGGGTAAGTAGTGTTACACCAGTAAGTATGTATAATCATTTTAATATCAGAGGTATTACACAGAATGAAGATGGGCAAGTGTTAAATGGTATGCGTACACGTCAATTTTATTTTTTACAACCATTAACACAAAATATAGAGCGTGTTGAAGTTGTAAAAGGACCTAGTTCTGTTACTTTTTCAAGTGCTGACCCAGGAGGTACTGTTAATATCGTAACTAAAAAACCGTTAGCAGAAGAAAGAAAAGAAGTAACTTTTGGAATAGGAAGTTTTAATACTATTAGAGGAGGTTTAGATTTTACAGGGCCATTAAATGAAGAAAAAACATTATTATATCGTTTAAATGCCGCTGTGCAAGAGGCAAAATCATTCAGAGATTTAGTACAAAATAATGCGATATTAGTTTCTCCGTCTTTTAGTTTTATGCCTAGTGCTCATACTTCTATAAATGTTGAGATGATTTATAATAGCAGTACAGGAAATTTAGATCGTGGTCAACCTGTTTTTGAAAAATTAGGTGGAGAAAACTTCAATTTAAAAAGCACTCCTATCTCAAGAAATATAGCAGCTACAAATGATTTTAATAAGACAAAAGAGTGGATTACTACGATAAGCTTTAGTCAACGTTTGTATGAAGGTGTTCAACTGAATGCTAAATACATGAAACAGTTATGGAGTGAAGATTTACAAGAACATAGATATGAAAAGGCTGTTCAAGATGAGAACGGGGATCCTGTTTCTGGACTTGTAGGATTACGTTATGCAGAAAGAAAACAATCTTGGAATACAGATAATATAAGCGCCTTTTTAAATTTTGATTATAAATTAGGAGATGCAGCAGAGTTTAAAACAGTAATAGGTTACGATTTACATCGATTTGATAAAACTATTGGAGGAGGTGTAAATTCGGTAAGACGTAACTTAAAAGATGCTGATGGGAATGAAATTTTAACAGCGTATAACGGTATAAATATTAAGTTACCTGCGGCAGGTTTTTTTGATTTGAATAATCCTTCTAATATTATTAGAAATACAAATTCTTATAATCTATTTTCTGGGGCTATACCTGCTCAAGTATTAAAAACACATGGAGCTTATATTCAAAATGTAGCTAAATTTTATAATTTTTCATTATTATTTAGTCTTAGGCATGAATGGTTTGAGGATGATTTTAATTACGGAACAGCTAACAGAAGTAAAAATACATTTAATGCATTAATACCAAGAGTTGGGTTGTCTTATGAAATTAATAATAACTTAAATGTTTATGCAACCTATTTAGAAGGTTTTCAGCCTCATGCTTATACAACAGGTTTAATGCCTAGTGTAGCAAATTTCTTTTGGAATAATGATAGGCTAAGTATTTTAAGTACATTTAAACCATTAACAAGTAGTTTAGAGGAGATAGGAGTAAAAGGTAGATTTTTTAATGGAAAAGTTAATGCTTCAGCTGCAGCTTTTAGAATCCGTCAAAAAAATGTTTTATTAATAAATACCAATGCAACTAATGATTTAGGCTTCGAAATTAATCAACGAGGTGAAGATCGTAGTCAGGGTATAGAGTTTGATGTAAATGGACAACTTCTAAAAAATCTTCAAATAAGCGCTTCAGGAAGTTATGTTGATGCGGAAATTGTAAAATCGGATGATCCTTCATTAATAGGTGAACGAACAGAAGCAGCACCTAGATGGAGTGGGAACTTATGGGCGAAATATAGCTTTAACGATTCAAGTGCTTTACGAGGTGTAAGTTTAGGTTCAGGGATTCAATATAGTGGTGATAAATTAGCTTGGTATCAAAGAGATTTAAAGTTACCTGATTATACTATAATAGATATAGCTGCTTATTACAAACCTTTAAATTCTAATTTTGAATTTACGTTAAAATTAAATAATTTATTTGATACCGTATATTGGACAGGAGCCCTTAATAATACACGTTTATTTCCAGGAGCTCCTCAAAATTTTATGCTTACAACAACCTATAAGTTTTAA
- a CDS encoding ABC transporter ATP-binding protein has protein sequence MLQAKKLCKRYDDKSALKDLCLSVKPGEIFCLLGQNGAGKTTTINLFLGLLTPTSGEALIDNVSVSDANFNRSSIAYIPETVELYGSLSGLENLDFFSRLAGFTYTKKELDQFLKQANLQEESYHKKLGTYSKGMRQKVGIAIALSKNASYILMDEPTSGLDPKASVEFAKTCKELSANGVGIFMATHDIFNAVNIGSRIGIMKEGSLIHTTETSKITAQELQDLYIKTI, from the coding sequence ATGCTACAAGCAAAAAAGCTTTGTAAGCGCTATGATGATAAATCAGCGCTCAAAGACTTGTGTCTTTCAGTAAAACCAGGAGAAATATTTTGCTTACTAGGGCAAAATGGAGCTGGAAAAACTACTACTATTAATCTTTTTTTAGGTTTATTAACGCCAACTTCTGGTGAAGCATTAATAGATAATGTTTCTGTTTCAGATGCTAATTTTAATAGAAGTTCAATAGCCTATATTCCAGAAACAGTAGAGTTGTATGGTAGTTTGTCTGGATTAGAAAATTTAGATTTCTTTAGTCGATTAGCAGGTTTTACATATACCAAAAAGGAATTAGACCAATTTTTAAAACAAGCAAATTTACAGGAAGAATCGTACCACAAAAAGTTAGGAACCTATTCTAAAGGAATGCGTCAAAAAGTAGGTATTGCGATTGCATTATCTAAAAACGCCTCATATATTCTTATGGATGAACCTACTTCAGGTTTAGATCCAAAAGCATCTGTAGAATTTGCTAAAACATGTAAAGAATTGTCGGCAAACGGGGTAGGAATATTTATGGCTACTCATGATATTTTTAATGCGGTGAATATTGGTTCTCGTATAGGAATTATGAAAGAAGGAAGTTTAATTCATACTACAGAAACATCAAAAATAACAGCTCAAGAATTACAAGATTTATATATAAAGACTATTTAA